In the genome of Desulfatiglans sp., one region contains:
- the cobD gene encoding cobalamin biosynthesis protein CobD — protein MEDYIPLIILISGFLFDLILGDPNYRFHPVRIIGRLIDLLHYFFIGRSVNMRFSGVLLTLLTIIISVTVYLFIIMLLNLAHPILAILMNIYFVYSLIALKDLFNHCRPVTDALKNNNLLKARASVAMIVGRDVNSLDENGVIRAAIETLAENFVDGFLSPVFWYSAGCLIGIYVDIDPAFSGIVLLIIFKVASTLDSMIGHKTEELIEIGWAGARLDDLMNFIPARLSLILLFFGALFSGLHPLSGLKISLRDRLKHDSPNSAHSESFVAGAISARLGGPVRYPEGLKEKPWLGEEFPDPDLLDINRVIRLLLITALIIVALFPLIILIVI, from the coding sequence ATGGAAGATTACATACCTCTAATAATACTCATTTCAGGATTTCTTTTTGACCTTATTCTGGGAGACCCGAACTACAGGTTTCACCCTGTAAGAATCATTGGCAGGTTAATAGACCTGCTGCATTATTTTTTTATAGGCAGGTCTGTGAACATGAGGTTCAGCGGGGTGCTTCTAACATTGCTGACGATCATTATTTCTGTTACTGTCTATTTATTTATTATAATGCTTTTAAATCTGGCCCATCCGATTTTGGCCATACTCATGAATATCTATTTTGTCTATTCCCTGATTGCACTTAAAGACCTCTTTAACCACTGCCGTCCTGTTACAGATGCACTCAAGAACAATAACCTTTTAAAGGCCAGGGCGTCTGTTGCCATGATTGTTGGCCGGGATGTGAACTCTCTTGATGAAAATGGGGTTATACGCGCTGCCATTGAAACACTGGCAGAAAACTTTGTGGACGGGTTTCTTTCCCCTGTTTTCTGGTATAGTGCAGGATGTCTGATCGGTATTTATGTTGACATTGACCCTGCCTTTTCCGGCATTGTCTTACTCATAATATTCAAGGTGGCATCAACCCTTGACTCCATGATAGGTCACAAGACAGAGGAGTTGATAGAGATTGGCTGGGCAGGCGCAAGGCTGGATGACCTTATGAATTTTATACCTGCGCGCCTCTCTCTGATACTGCTTTTCTTTGGAGCCCTCTTTTCAGGATTACACCCTCTAAGCGGATTAAAAATCTCTTTACGTGACAGGCTTAAACATGATTCTCCAAACTCCGCCCACTCTGAAAGCTTTGTGGCAGGGGCAATCAGTGCTAGACTAGGCGGGCCTGTAAGGTACCCTGAAGGGCTAAAGGAAAAGCCCTGGCTGGGGGAAGAGTTCCCTGACCCCGATCTTCTGGATATCAATCGTGTTATAAGGCTCCTCTTGATCACAGCCTTAATTATTGTTGCATTGTTTCCTCTTATTATTTTAATAGTAATTTAA
- a CDS encoding threonine-phosphate decarboxylase — protein sequence MTTEHKHGGNPLADLARLHLSETKIIDFSVNLNPLGMPDVIAKNWQYLFNAVQDYPTINGQGITDFYTHKTGVKHDEFLAGNGSTELIYLIPRALKFKKVLIPAPSFYDYERASTLAGAEVVTYPLKLKNNFALPSVDELEAVINNVDAIWVGRPNNPTAGMFKRDTIIYLREKYPDKYFIIDEAFIQFVDRWKDESLISCNRYPNLIIIHSFTKFYSIAGLRMGGVIGHRDTIGLLNEFKEPWTVNGIAENAAILLKDCEDFERDTIVYLNYERERIFTILKEMDGLEVFPSCTNFFLCRWKMTENLDDLLKYLLGNGVFVRDCRNFRGLEDNYFRFGIRSVKDNDRLLSLLSSFRK from the coding sequence ATGACAACTGAACACAAACATGGCGGAAACCCCCTTGCTGATCTTGCAAGGCTTCATCTGTCTGAAACAAAGATAATAGATTTCAGTGTGAACCTTAATCCCCTTGGTATGCCTGATGTTATAGCTAAAAACTGGCAATACCTTTTTAATGCGGTGCAGGATTATCCCACCATCAATGGCCAGGGAATCACCGATTTTTACACACATAAAACAGGTGTAAAACATGATGAATTCCTTGCAGGTAACGGGTCAACCGAACTCATATACCTGATACCGCGTGCGCTCAAGTTTAAAAAGGTGCTTATTCCTGCGCCATCATTTTATGATTATGAAAGGGCCTCGACACTGGCAGGGGCTGAGGTAGTCACCTATCCACTTAAACTAAAAAATAATTTTGCGCTGCCTTCAGTGGACGAGCTTGAAGCTGTTATTAATAATGTTGATGCCATCTGGGTGGGCCGCCCCAACAACCCGACAGCAGGCATGTTTAAGCGGGATACGATAATCTACCTTAGAGAAAAATATCCTGATAAGTATTTTATAATTGATGAGGCGTTTATTCAGTTTGTTGACAGGTGGAAGGATGAAAGCCTTATTTCATGCAATAGATATCCAAATCTCATAATTATCCATTCATTTACAAAGTTTTACTCCATTGCCGGGCTTCGCATGGGGGGTGTAATCGGCCACAGGGATACGATAGGGCTGTTAAATGAATTTAAGGAGCCCTGGACTGTTAATGGCATAGCAGAAAATGCGGCCATCCTTTTAAAGGATTGTGAGGATTTTGAAAGAGATACTATTGTTTACCTGAATTATGAAAGGGAAAGGATATTTACTATTTTGAAAGAGATGGATGGCTTAGAGGTGTTCCCATCCTGTACTAACTTTTTTTTATGCAGATGGAAAATGACAGAAAACCTTGATGATCTTTTAAAATATCTGCTCGGTAACGGGGTCTTTGTAAGGGATTGCAGGAACTTCAGGGGACTTGAGGATAACTATTTCAGGTTTGGCATCCGCTCTGTTAAAGATAATGACAGACTGTTATCCCTTTTATCATCATTTAGAAAATAA
- the cobS gene encoding adenosylcobinamide-GDP ribazoletransferase, with amino-acid sequence MFKGLITAIRTLTVLPVPGKEGDDFSSALPWFPAAGLLLGLMLYLLSYLWALLPFDKWTWGCAVVLTALIIWLTRGLHMDGLADWADSLGGFGRERRLAIMKDSSLGAFGGMALVLGIILRLVAFERVIASGTFIFFIIIPVISRDMLVELQTTMPYARSEQGMAGVFIKNATNGHRIISHVAAIVISACFGITGILLFLLAFAITLLLKGMFRRQFNGITGDLLGASNEIIEVVLLMVIAVPGKMIF; translated from the coding sequence ATGTTTAAAGGGTTGATAACAGCAATAAGGACACTCACAGTATTACCTGTTCCGGGAAAGGAGGGTGATGATTTTTCATCGGCATTGCCCTGGTTTCCGGCAGCAGGGTTATTGCTGGGGCTGATGCTCTACCTGCTCTCGTATCTGTGGGCTCTTCTGCCATTTGATAAATGGACATGGGGCTGCGCTGTGGTCCTCACTGCTCTTATTATATGGCTTACCAGGGGCTTGCACATGGACGGTCTTGCTGACTGGGCAGATTCCCTTGGCGGGTTTGGCAGGGAGCGAAGACTCGCAATTATGAAGGATTCATCCCTCGGTGCATTCGGGGGAATGGCCCTTGTTTTAGGGATCATCCTCAGGCTTGTTGCATTTGAGCGGGTTATTGCATCAGGGACTTTTATATTTTTTATCATCATCCCCGTGATATCAAGAGACATGCTTGTTGAACTACAGACCACCATGCCCTACGCCAGAAGCGAACAGGGGATGGCAGGCGTGTTCATTAAAAACGCAACTAACGGCCACCGAATTATTTCGCATGTGGCCGCAATCGTCATTTCCGCATGTTTTGGAATAACAGGGATATTGCTTTTTCTTTTGGCATTTGCAATTACACTTTTATTAAAAGGTATGTTCAGGAGACAGTTCAATGGCATAACTGGTGATCTTTTAGGGGCATCAAATGAGATTATAGAGGTTGTGCTTCTTATGGTAATAGCCGTTCCAGGTAAAATGATTTTTTGA
- the cobT gene encoding nicotinate-nucleotide--dimethylbenzimidazole phosphoribosyltransferase has product MYRRIIDEIKPVSKEWITKAWSRLDNLSKPKRSLGYLEEMAARVVAMYEDERPRIKKKAVYIFVGDHGIVAEGVSAYPQEVTALMVKNFLAGGAGINVLSRRAGADVYVVDIGMKEELSDSPGFIKKNIKRSTANMSKEAAMTRDEAEKAINTGIELAINAWENGVNMIATGEMGIGNTTPSSALYSLLLPADLANVTDKGTGLEDEGVRLKIKVIEKALEINRGLLDDPVSILAAVGGLEIAGICGLCIGAASRRMAVVVDGFISGAGALVAMRICPAVKDYLFFSHKSSEKGHMIFCEKENVRPILDLDLRLGEGTGAACAMQIIEDAVCIYNEMATFDDVGIEAGA; this is encoded by the coding sequence ATGTACAGAAGGATAATAGATGAGATAAAACCAGTCTCAAAGGAGTGGATAACAAAGGCTTGGTCAAGGCTTGATAACCTGAGTAAACCAAAAAGGAGCCTTGGTTATCTTGAGGAGATGGCAGCAAGGGTTGTTGCAATGTATGAGGATGAAAGGCCACGGATAAAGAAAAAGGCAGTGTATATATTTGTTGGTGATCACGGCATTGTTGCTGAGGGTGTAAGCGCATATCCTCAGGAGGTTACTGCCCTTATGGTGAAAAATTTTCTGGCCGGGGGCGCTGGTATAAATGTCCTTTCAAGACGAGCGGGCGCTGATGTCTATGTGGTTGATATTGGTATGAAGGAAGAGCTTTCAGATTCACCGGGTTTTATTAAGAAAAATATAAAAAGGTCCACCGCGAATATGTCAAAAGAGGCAGCCATGACAAGGGATGAGGCTGAAAAGGCAATTAATACAGGAATTGAACTGGCTATTAACGCATGGGAAAATGGTGTAAATATGATTGCCACAGGCGAAATGGGCATTGGTAATACGACACCATCCTCTGCACTTTATTCTCTGCTTCTCCCGGCAGACCTTGCGAATGTTACTGACAAGGGCACTGGTCTTGAGGATGAAGGCGTAAGACTAAAAATAAAGGTTATTGAAAAAGCCCTTGAAATAAACCGCGGTTTATTGGATGATCCGGTCTCGATTCTTGCGGCTGTAGGCGGGCTTGAAATCGCCGGGATTTGCGGGCTGTGTATCGGCGCTGCATCGAGAAGAATGGCGGTTGTGGTGGATGGCTTTATATCCGGTGCAGGGGCACTTGTGGCGATGAGGATCTGTCCTGCGGTCAAGGATTATCTCTTCTTCTCGCACAAGTCCTCTGAAAAGGGGCATATGATTTTCTGTGAAAAGGAGAATGTAAGGCCGATACTTGATCTTGATCTGAGGCTTGGCGAGGGTACAGGGGCAGCATGTGCCATGCAGATTATAGAGGATGCAGTATGTATATATAATGAAATGGCGACATTTGATGATGTTGGCATAGAGGCAGGAGCTTAA
- the trpD gene encoding anthranilate phosphoribosyltransferase: MAYNENSLKRFGDNIAMLMAGNNISKETAKEMMIETLKGDQPDLQQGAFLAALRMKGETDDEIVGCFEAIIESDTNSISLGDLPVVENCGTGMDTLKTFNISTISAIVASSLDVPIARHGARAISSKCGTVDLCETLGVDVDCSVEKVKESIERCGLGLFNGTSAEVHPMGLGRILSQIRFGTTLNIAASLANPALPRIAVRGVGAPEQIEPTLKVMQRIGYEKGIVFHGFNNDMSAGMDELSTLGISRIGHFNKNEVEYFEITPEAAGLSNGDYNDIRPETDKEIEAAKAVSLLAGKGDKSRSDIVALNAGAVLWMADSVNSLKEGVSAAKQIISKGSAIQKLLTWVRAQNREPESGYEIIKRLCNRCNIEMRSIQ, encoded by the coding sequence ATGGCATATAATGAAAATTCTCTTAAGCGGTTTGGTGATAATATTGCCATGCTCATGGCAGGGAATAATATATCAAAAGAAACAGCAAAGGAGATGATGATAGAGACATTAAAGGGGGATCAGCCTGATCTTCAACAGGGGGCATTTCTTGCAGCGCTCAGGATGAAGGGCGAGACTGATGATGAGATAGTAGGCTGTTTTGAGGCGATAATTGAATCCGATACAAACAGCATAAGCCTTGGGGATCTGCCAGTTGTTGAGAACTGCGGCACGGGTATGGATACACTTAAGACATTCAACATAAGCACCATTTCCGCCATTGTTGCCTCATCCCTGGATGTGCCAATAGCAAGGCATGGTGCAAGGGCCATAAGTTCAAAATGCGGGACAGTAGACCTGTGTGAAACCCTTGGCGTGGATGTTGATTGCAGTGTGGAAAAGGTAAAGGAATCCATAGAAAGGTGCGGCCTTGGCCTCTTTAATGGGACAAGCGCAGAGGTTCACCCGATGGGTCTTGGGAGGATACTATCTCAGATACGTTTCGGAACAACCCTTAACATTGCCGCCTCTCTGGCCAACCCCGCATTACCCAGGATAGCTGTAAGGGGCGTTGGGGCGCCTGAACAGATTGAGCCTACACTTAAGGTAATGCAGAGGATAGGGTATGAGAAGGGGATAGTGTTTCATGGGTTTAACAATGACATGAGCGCAGGCATGGATGAACTCTCAACTCTCGGTATCTCAAGGATAGGGCACTTTAATAAAAATGAGGTTGAATATTTTGAGATAACGCCGGAGGCGGCAGGGCTTTCAAATGGAGATTACAATGATATAAGGCCGGAAACCGACAAAGAAATTGAGGCAGCTAAGGCTGTATCTCTGCTGGCAGGTAAGGGTGATAAGAGCCGGTCTGATATTGTGGCATTAAATGCCGGTGCAGTTTTATGGATGGCAGACAGTGTTAATAGTTTAAAGGAGGGTGTTTCAGCCGCTAAACAGATCATTTCTAAAGGAAGCGCCATTCAAAAACTTTTAACATGGGTAAGGGCTCAAAACAGGGAACCTGAATCAGGATATGAAATAATAAAAAGGCTATGCAATAGATGCAATATAGAAATGCGTTCTATACAGTAG
- a CDS encoding alcohol dehydrogenase catalytic domain-containing protein, with product MKAALITGLNQLEIREIPDPLLPYGGVIVKMVSAAICGTDVKMLLNGHRDLVLPRIPGHEGAGVVIETDNESFKTGDVVAVYPGIYCGRCLNCLDGNTSRCDSIKIYGFNQDGLFRALVPFDSNEIKSLVHVRESGNIENMALAEPLACCISAYNKVHVKNGSALIIGAGSVGSIFAALLLSKGFNEVVVIDRERQKLEGQIPVNAKTIETDVNSIESSLKAHNHVRGFDLIVPCCPDGLNWDFWRFMKPGGSALLFSGNNRGVDNNNIDMNEIHYRELVLAGSYGCNARDFRDAIRMIEDDEIDLSFLSPRFASLDEIPECISALKNSTVKKVIINKF from the coding sequence ATGAAAGCAGCACTGATCACAGGTCTTAATCAACTTGAAATCAGGGAAATCCCTGATCCTCTTCTCCCATACGGCGGTGTCATCGTAAAAATGGTGAGCGCTGCTATATGCGGCACTGATGTCAAGATGTTACTGAATGGACACAGAGACCTTGTACTCCCAAGGATACCAGGCCATGAAGGGGCAGGGGTTGTGATTGAAACCGACAATGAAAGTTTTAAAACGGGTGATGTTGTAGCTGTCTACCCGGGCATATATTGCGGCAGATGTCTTAACTGCCTTGATGGCAATACATCACGCTGTGATTCAATAAAGATATATGGTTTTAACCAGGACGGGCTGTTCAGAGCATTAGTGCCCTTTGACAGTAATGAGATAAAAAGCCTTGTACATGTAAGAGAAAGCGGGAACATTGAGAATATGGCGCTTGCAGAACCTCTTGCCTGCTGTATATCGGCTTATAACAAAGTGCATGTGAAGAATGGATCAGCCCTTATTATTGGCGCAGGTTCAGTTGGCTCGATTTTTGCCGCACTGCTGTTATCAAAGGGATTTAATGAGGTGGTAGTTATTGACAGGGAGAGGCAAAAGCTTGAGGGTCAGATCCCTGTAAATGCAAAGACAATAGAGACAGATGTAAATTCCATTGAATCATCCTTAAAGGCCCATAATCATGTCAGGGGGTTTGATCTTATTGTCCCCTGCTGCCCTGACGGGCTGAACTGGGATTTCTGGCGTTTTATGAAGCCTGGAGGTTCTGCGCTCCTGTTTTCAGGAAATAACAGGGGCGTGGATAATAACAATATAGACATGAATGAAATACATTACAGGGAGCTTGTTCTGGCTGGTTCATACGGGTGTAATGCCCGTGATTTCAGGGATGCCATCAGGATGATAGAGGATGATGAAATCGATCTCTCATTCCTGTCACCACGTTTTGCATCACTTGATGAGATACCTGAGTGTATATCAGCATTAAAGAACAGCACTGTTAAAAAGGTGATTATCAATAAGTTTTAG
- a CDS encoding SDR family NAD(P)-dependent oxidoreductase, giving the protein MSEYRGKTAFITGAANGVGLGMAIAFAKEGINVIMSDIRKADLDKSAEEVKKYNKNVYTIAVDVSDRKAMKEAADEAEKAFGKIHILCNNAGINIFGPLDEATFDDWDWMFNVCFWGQVNGIVNFLPKIKAHGEGGHVVNTSSMAAFVTSHGTGIHSSIKAAIRGMSETLWYNLAPQNIWVSIVCPGFVNSKIGKTEELRPDRFKNSGYNTGEGKYLDMEDPEKFPGMSPLEVGERILKGMKNRDLFIFTHAEMKEEVKENFDWILSYFPDEEINQKRKAFENNRRKANVEDRVKYDTRGKIVHKP; this is encoded by the coding sequence ATGAGTGAATACAGAGGAAAAACGGCCTTTATCACCGGGGCTGCAAATGGTGTGGGGCTGGGTATGGCCATCGCATTTGCAAAAGAGGGCATTAATGTCATAATGAGTGATATCAGAAAAGCAGACCTTGATAAATCAGCCGAAGAGGTTAAAAAATATAATAAAAATGTATATACCATTGCGGTCGATGTCTCAGACCGAAAGGCCATGAAAGAGGCTGCTGATGAAGCAGAAAAGGCATTCGGCAAAATCCACATCCTCTGTAATAATGCCGGTATAAATATATTTGGCCCGCTTGATGAGGCGACATTCGACGACTGGGACTGGATGTTCAATGTCTGCTTCTGGGGACAGGTAAATGGCATTGTTAATTTTCTGCCGAAGATAAAGGCACACGGTGAAGGCGGTCATGTTGTAAACACATCATCTATGGCGGCATTTGTTACATCACATGGTACAGGAATCCACAGCTCCATAAAGGCGGCCATAAGGGGCATGTCAGAGACCTTGTGGTACAACCTCGCGCCTCAGAATATCTGGGTATCGATCGTATGCCCCGGTTTTGTTAATTCAAAGATAGGAAAGACCGAAGAGCTAAGACCCGACAGGTTTAAAAACAGCGGCTACAATACTGGTGAAGGTAAGTATCTGGATATGGAAGACCCTGAAAAATTTCCTGGCATGTCACCCCTTGAGGTTGGCGAGAGGATCTTAAAAGGGATGAAAAACAGGGATCTCTTTATATTCACCCATGCAGAAATGAAAGAAGAGGTAAAGGAAAACTTTGACTGGATACTCTCTTATTTTCCTGATGAAGAGATTAACCAGAAGAGAAAGGCATTTGAAAACAACCGAAGAAAGGCCAATGTGGAAGATCGTGTTAAATATGACACCAGGGGAAAGATAGTTCACAAGCCGTAA
- the cobO gene encoding cob(I)yrinic acid a,c-diamide adenosyltransferase, protein MKGYIQVYTGDGKGKTTAALGLAMRAYGAGLNVYIAQFVKGMKYSEQETFKVLSKHITVKQYGRGCFIKGDPTEEDIKAARAGLKEVREIMLSGKYQVVILDEANIATYYKLISVDDLLELIADKPEGMELIITGRNADPRIIEIADLVTEMKEVKHYYHSGVMAREGIEK, encoded by the coding sequence ATGAAAGGATATATTCAGGTTTATACAGGTGATGGCAAGGGTAAAACAACAGCAGCGCTTGGCCTTGCCATGAGGGCGTATGGCGCAGGGCTTAATGTGTATATTGCCCAGTTTGTAAAGGGCATGAAATACAGTGAGCAGGAGACCTTCAAGGTTTTATCCAAACACATCACTGTAAAGCAATATGGCAGGGGATGCTTTATAAAGGGTGACCCTACTGAAGAGGATATAAAGGCAGCAAGGGCCGGGTTAAAAGAGGTGAGAGAGATCATGCTTTCAGGAAAATACCAGGTTGTAATTCTTGACGAGGCAAATATTGCCACATATTACAAACTGATAAGTGTTGATGACCTGCTTGAGTTAATAGCTGATAAACCGGAAGGGATGGAGTTAATTATTACCGGAAGAAATGCTGATCCCAGAATTATAGAAATAGCCGACCTTGTTACAGAGATGAAAGAGGTAAAGCATTATTACCATAGTGGTGTAATGGCAAGGGAGGGGATAGAGAAATAG
- the cobU gene encoding bifunctional adenosylcobinamide kinase/adenosylcobinamide-phosphate guanylyltransferase, which translates to MLVLGGVRSGKSSLALDLCNKMEGNRYFLATAQAFDDEMEYRIKRHQEERGSSWTTVEESIEIVKKIRELDDEKSIILVDCLTLWLSNLYMKYESDTDMVYKEIEKLVTMLPGIKGRLVFVSNEVGMGIVPENRLARMYRDASGTMNRKIAGVAQKVVLTFAGLPMVIKEI; encoded by the coding sequence ATGCTTGTGCTTGGCGGTGTGAGGAGCGGTAAAAGCTCACTGGCCCTTGACCTGTGCAATAAAATGGAGGGTAACAGGTACTTTCTCGCCACGGCCCAGGCCTTTGATGATGAGATGGAATACCGGATAAAACGGCATCAGGAGGAGCGGGGCAGCAGTTGGACAACAGTTGAAGAGAGTATTGAGATAGTAAAAAAGATCAGGGAATTGGATGATGAAAAATCTATAATACTTGTTGACTGCCTTACACTGTGGCTCAGTAACCTCTATATGAAATATGAATCTGATACTGATATGGTATACAAGGAGATTGAGAAGCTTGTCACAATGTTACCTGGCATCAAGGGGAGGCTTGTATTTGTGAGTAATGAGGTGGGTATGGGTATTGTGCCGGAAAACAGGCTCGCGCGGATGTACCGTGATGCATCAGGCACAATGAACAGGAAGATAGCAGGGGTTGCTCAAAAGGTGGTTCTTACATTTGCAGGGCTTCCGATGGTGATTAAAGAGATTTGA
- a CDS encoding transposase codes for MNKVNEPNRKSIRLKGYDYSTPGYYFVTVCTNDRRCLFGEIIDDVMILNDAGRMVKSVLCEIPIFYAGIDIDKFVVMPNHIHCIIIINSVGVGPRAYPEHHVATDGQPQGVAPTYSNLSLSDVVHRFKSLTTNKYIKGVKQNRWESFNGQLWQRNYYEHVIRNEIDLSETREYILNNPKKWHLDKYNPQTMETQRI; via the coding sequence ATGAATAAGGTAAATGAACCAAATAGAAAATCCATCAGGTTGAAGGGGTATGATTATTCTACACCTGGGTATTATTTTGTAACTGTATGTACAAATGATAGAAGGTGTTTGTTTGGCGAGATAATTGATGATGTTATGATATTAAATGATGCAGGCAGGATGGTTAAGTCGGTGTTGTGTGAGATTCCAATATTTTATGCAGGTATAGATATAGATAAGTTTGTGGTGATGCCAAACCATATACATTGCATAATAATTATCAATTCTGTAGGTGTAGGCCCCCGTGCCTACCCGGAACACCACGTTGCAACCGACGGGCAACCACAGGGGGTTGCCCCTACATATTCAAACTTATCCTTGTCGGATGTTGTTCACAGGTTCAAATCATTGACTACCAATAAATACATCAAAGGTGTAAAACAAAACAGGTGGGAATCATTTAATGGTCAACTCTGGCAACGAAATTACTATGAACACGTCATTCGAAACGAGATTGATTTATCAGAAACAAGAGAATACATACTAAACAATCCTAAAAAATGGCATCTTGATAAATATAACCCGCAAACAATGGAAACACAGAGGATATAA
- a CDS encoding cobyric acid synthase — MTKSIMFLGTGSDVGKSITTAAFCRILKRRGYNVAPFKAQNMSNNSYVTVEGGEIGRAQVVQAEAAGLLPSVHMNPVLLKPSTALGAQIVLQGKVFSQMDAVNYHEYKPMLKKSVMESYNTLAESYDIVVLEGAGSCCEMNLKKNDLVNLAMAEAANARCILVADIDRGGVFAQVIGTYELMTQKEKKMIIGFIINKFRGDPALFDDGIKYIEQNTGKPVFGLVPYFYDIQIDSEDSVAVQYDKLPVKPVGRKTVNIAVIRLPAISNFTDLEILNVERDVIVNYLSNKKELTDDYDCLIMPGTKNVMEDMAWLSRTGWKKRIKEFALSGKFILGICGGYQILGKKVYDPYGVESNRKEISGLGMLPVETTLEAEKVVRKVTGKSLKNNKPVAGYEIHMGQTRIINDTGIPLLRLKGEDGNDSWEDGCYLIDKEIAGSYLHGILDSPGFRGDFLNSVRRKKGIREKRPGKGRAARFREYDRLADHFEKYCNVEKILKEI; from the coding sequence ATGACAAAATCAATAATGTTCTTAGGCACCGGCAGTGATGTTGGTAAATCTATTACAACCGCTGCCTTTTGCAGGATATTAAAGCGGCGTGGATACAATGTTGCACCATTCAAGGCACAGAACATGTCCAATAACTCATATGTTACAGTTGAAGGTGGGGAGATCGGGCGTGCGCAGGTGGTACAGGCAGAGGCAGCAGGGCTCCTTCCATCCGTGCATATGAACCCTGTTCTCCTTAAACCATCTACAGCGCTGGGCGCACAGATAGTGCTCCAGGGAAAGGTCTTCAGCCAGATGGATGCGGTAAATTATCATGAATATAAGCCAATGCTCAAGAAGAGCGTTATGGAGTCATATAATACACTGGCAGAGAGTTATGACATTGTTGTTCTTGAAGGTGCTGGAAGCTGCTGCGAGATGAACCTCAAGAAGAATGACCTTGTAAATCTTGCAATGGCTGAGGCGGCTAATGCAAGATGTATACTTGTTGCAGATATAGATCGGGGCGGTGTATTTGCACAGGTGATAGGAACATATGAGCTCATGACCCAAAAAGAAAAAAAGATGATCATCGGTTTTATCATCAACAAGTTCAGGGGCGACCCAGCGCTTTTTGATGATGGCATTAAATATATTGAACAAAATACAGGTAAGCCGGTATTCGGACTCGTCCCATATTTTTATGACATACAGATTGATTCTGAGGATTCTGTTGCTGTCCAGTATGATAAGTTACCCGTGAAGCCCGTTGGGCGGAAGACTGTTAATATAGCTGTAATAAGGCTCCCTGCTATTTCCAATTTTACTGATCTTGAGATACTGAATGTGGAGAGGGATGTTATTGTAAACTATCTCTCGAATAAAAAAGAGCTTACAGATGATTATGACTGCCTCATAATGCCAGGGACTAAAAATGTCATGGAAGATATGGCATGGCTTTCCCGAACTGGCTGGAAAAAGAGGATTAAGGAATTTGCCTTAAGCGGGAAATTTATTTTGGGCATATGCGGAGGTTATCAGATACTGGGTAAAAAGGTATATGATCCATATGGTGTGGAATCAAATAGAAAAGAGATATCAGGTTTAGGCATGCTTCCTGTTGAAACCACCCTTGAGGCAGAAAAGGTGGTGAGAAAGGTTACCGGAAAGAGTCTGAAAAATAATAAGCCTGTAGCCGGATATGAGATCCATATGGGCCAGACCAGGATTATTAATGATACAGGAATACCCCTTTTAAGATTAAAAGGAGAAGATGGTAATGATAGCTGGGAGGATGGCTGTTATTTAATAGATAAGGAAATTGCAGGGTCATATCTGCACGGGATTCTTGATTCACCGGGTTTCAGGGGGGATTTTTTAAATAGTGTAAGAAGAAAAAAGGGGATTAGGGAGAAAAGACCCGGAAAGGGCAGGGCAGCAAGGTTTCGTGAGTATGACCGTTTGGCAGACCATTTTGAGAAATATTGTAATGTGGAAAAGATTTTAAAAGAGATTTGA